In Juglans regia cultivar Chandler chromosome 5, Walnut 2.0, whole genome shotgun sequence, the following are encoded in one genomic region:
- the LOC108990261 gene encoding uncharacterized protein LOC108990261, whose protein sequence is MGSPAPAVNAFSKQEVEYKELIIDFTPELEPPWPECCIYRVPKRLREVQPMAYTPRLVSIGPFHHRSEELKDMERQKFIYLRDFCNRTGKSIEYLARIIRPLEMKIRCYYSETFLHMSSEGFANMIVLDAMFILELFWRKSQKSMAQKDYMLCRPCMERGIQHDLLLLENQIPFFVLEELYFNVELNVGHQNGEPKTKKPTLLELSCGFFGHLDYDFKPESKKCFYHDLVGCFRTSQNPSPSSPEPEKFENDEVNHIKDLVNRFPQDRSSPNFIEVKHFTDLVRYFFCPPSKEGQNSKKCGHVKQCFPDWVGCCCPRQEDPKPSSPERKVPMHFTDSVSHEFFPPPEPKHCTDLVRRIFRPSNRKREGSKPEKKRTKPLCTATKLDEAGLKIARPDSERPLLQIQFRENNCECLIKRCPVLNLSWLLSCLPCLKSTCLVHMQRFLEVPPLRVDDKTEGLFRNLMALEQCHYPSETYICDYIVLLDDLITTKADVTLLVEKKIIVNELGSSAAVTKLVNNLGLEIEESGNHYEELCEKLNEYYENNWNRLVGTLTKVYFSDFFKGTATVAGIIVLGLTLWNFQRLLRWSLGKY, encoded by the coding sequence ATGGGCAGCCCTGCACCTGCAGTCAATGCTTTCAGTAAACAAGAAGTTGAATATAAAGAGCTGATCATTGACTTTACACCGGAACTGGAGCCTCCTTGGCCTGAGTGCTGTATATACAGAGTTCCCAAGAGACTTCGCGAGGTCCAACCAATGGCCTACACCCCTCGGCTGGTTTCTATAGGTCCTTTTCATCACCGCAGTGAAGAGTTGAAGGATATGGAGAgacaaaaattcatatatttgagGGATTTCTGTAATCGTACTGGGAAGAGCATCGAGTATCTTGCACGCATCATCCGGCCCTTAGAAATGAAAATCCGCTGCTACTATTCAGAGACCTTTCTACACATGAGTAGTGAAGGGTTTGCAAACATGATTGTACTGGATGCTATGTTTATCCTTGAGCTCTTCTGGAggaaatctcaaaaatcaatGGCTCAAAAAGATTATATGTTATGTCGACCGTGCATGGAACGCGGCATACAACATGACCTGCTTCTACTTGAGAATCAGATTCCTTTCTTTGTTCTTGAGGAGTTATACTTTAATGTTGAGCTGAATGTAGGCCACCAAAATGGGGAACCCAAGACCAAAAAACCGACTCTTCTTGAGCTCTCTTGTGGGTTTTTTGGTCATCTCGATTATGATTTTAAACCAGAGTCCAAAAAGTGTTTTTATCATGATTTGGTGGGATGTTTTCGCACTTCacaaaacccaagcccaagctCACCAGAGCCCGAGAAGTTCGAGAACGATGAAGTAAATCATATCAAAGATTTGGTGAACCGTTTTCCACAGGACCGAAGCTCACCAAATTTCATTGAAGTAAAGCATTTCACAGATTTGGTGAGATATTTTTTCTGTCCACCATCAAAAGAGGGGCAAAATTCCAAGAAGTGTGGCCATGTAAAGCAGTGTTTCCCAGATTGGGTGGGATGTTGTTGCCCTCGACAAGAAGACCCAAAACCAAGCTCACCAGAGCGCAAAGTACCCATGCATTTCACAGATTCGGTGAGCCATGAGTTTTTCCCTCCACCCGAACCCAAGCATTGCACAGATTTGGTGAGACGTATTTTCCGTCCATCAAACCGAAAACGAGAAGGGTCAaaaccagaaaagaaaagaactaaACCCCTATGTACTGCAACAAAGCTTGACGAGGCAGGGTTGAAAATCGCTAGGCCAGATTCAGAAAGACCTTTACTTCAAATACAATTTCGGGAGAACAATTGCGAATGCTTAATAAAACGCTGCCCGGTGCTCAATCTCTCATGGCTCTTGTCATGCTTACCATGCCTGAAAAGCACTTGCTTGGTGCATATGCAACGTTTCTTGGAAGTCCCACCCCTTCGGGTAGACGACAAAACTGAAGGTCTTTTCCGAAACCTGATGGCTTTGGAGCAGTGCCATTATCCATCTGAAACTTACATTTGCGATTACATTGTGCTGTTGGATGATCTTATCACAACTAAAGCAGATGTAACGTTGCTTGTTGAAAAGAAGATAATTGTTAACGAGTTAGGTTCCAGCGCTGCAGTGACGAAACTGGTTAACAACCTCGGCCTGGAGATTGAAGAAAGTGGAAACCATTACGAAGAGCTCTGTGAAAAGCTTAATGAGTACTACGAGAACAATTGGAATCGTCTGGTGGGTACTTTGACTAAGGTGTATTTCTCAGACTTTTTTAAAGGCACTGCTACTGTTGCTGGAATTATTGTACTGGGTTTGACTTTGTGGAATTTCCAGAGGCTCCTTAGATGGAGTCTTGGCAAATACTAG